A genomic region of Oceaniferula marina contains the following coding sequences:
- a CDS encoding DUF5107 domain-containing protein, which produces MASISQPPESILKQNLTLPYFAPEPLSELPLVYQRDHLFPYTSYGSTQSTPSQRQFELLVLENAAVRVSICPELGGRVMSYLDKSTGKELLFSNPVVKPTRILPIWGFISGGIEFNFPIAHSPTSIARVGHTTGSTQTADGNYHYVRVGEREARTGMEWVVELGLCGDHPALIQRTALRNPSSKAHPWMMWTNCAVPSTPHTEFIFPSGKTLCHNSQLTEIQWPSAECNWEKNIHEMTGFFWQSSRDYSFGVYHHDTDSGLIHLADPKQVPGKKLWTYGHGTDSEWAKESTDGLLSYSEIQSGPLCDQGQKPLFPPGVEMRFEEYWLPARRRDDFNALELPTLDLPIWSKQEPWLGYKHSPWQSAWEAFIAGKGKLPDNARSRIPTGLDLESSLRTNKSADAKEALALWLIGQQRHNEALDLLLPLKHSSAQRLVGLILWKTRNETKQALKHLRRGPMHDPVAVTELDQLLEQLHLHGERATLLHAARPHRLIVERQAQLALIQGKPEQTLKILTNTIWPREHQRYVRSDLWNQACQLLGNNWPVPNSLGEDSLASFGAYWSDEKASI; this is translated from the coding sequence ATGGCCAGTATTAGCCAGCCCCCTGAAAGTATTCTAAAGCAAAACCTAACCCTTCCCTATTTTGCTCCTGAGCCACTAAGTGAGTTGCCACTGGTCTATCAACGAGACCACCTGTTTCCCTACACCAGCTATGGATCTACCCAGAGTACCCCAAGTCAGCGTCAGTTTGAACTTCTGGTATTGGAAAATGCGGCAGTCCGAGTCAGTATCTGTCCAGAACTGGGGGGGAGAGTCATGAGTTATCTGGATAAGTCCACTGGCAAGGAGCTATTGTTTTCCAATCCGGTGGTTAAACCTACTCGTATCCTTCCCATCTGGGGGTTTATTTCGGGAGGCATCGAATTTAATTTTCCGATTGCCCACTCCCCGACATCGATCGCCCGAGTTGGTCATACGACTGGCTCCACTCAGACAGCAGATGGGAATTACCACTATGTTCGGGTGGGTGAGCGAGAAGCAAGAACAGGAATGGAATGGGTTGTTGAGTTAGGTCTCTGCGGTGACCATCCTGCTCTGATCCAGCGGACCGCACTGCGAAACCCAAGCTCGAAAGCCCATCCGTGGATGATGTGGACCAACTGTGCCGTCCCGTCGACGCCCCATACGGAGTTCATTTTCCCCTCTGGCAAGACATTATGCCACAACAGCCAGCTTACCGAAATCCAATGGCCCAGTGCCGAATGCAACTGGGAAAAAAACATCCATGAAATGACTGGGTTCTTTTGGCAATCCAGCAGAGATTACAGCTTTGGAGTATACCATCACGACACAGATAGTGGTCTGATCCATCTCGCGGACCCAAAGCAAGTCCCGGGCAAAAAACTATGGACCTACGGCCATGGAACCGATTCCGAATGGGCCAAGGAATCCACCGACGGGCTACTTTCGTATTCCGAAATTCAAAGTGGTCCACTCTGTGATCAGGGGCAAAAACCCCTTTTCCCACCCGGAGTAGAAATGCGCTTCGAGGAATATTGGCTTCCAGCGCGAAGACGAGATGATTTTAATGCCCTCGAACTTCCAACTCTAGACCTGCCGATCTGGAGTAAACAAGAGCCTTGGCTCGGATACAAGCACTCTCCCTGGCAATCCGCATGGGAAGCATTTATAGCAGGTAAAGGCAAGCTACCGGACAATGCCAGATCTCGTATTCCCACCGGGCTCGATCTCGAGTCCTCACTGCGAACAAACAAGTCAGCTGATGCAAAAGAGGCCCTCGCCCTATGGCTGATCGGTCAACAACGCCACAATGAAGCTCTAGATCTCCTGCTGCCACTCAAGCATAGCAGTGCACAACGGCTCGTCGGGCTCATTCTCTGGAAGACCAGAAATGAGACCAAACAGGCGTTGAAACATCTGAGACGTGGACCTATGCACGATCCGGTTGCTGTCACAGAACTCGATCAACTACTCGAGCAGCTTCACCTCCATGGAGAACGAGCCACCCTGCTTCATGCAGCTCGTCCTCATCGGCTTATCGTCGAACGTCAAGCCCAGCTTGCCCTCATCCAAGGAAAGCCAGAACAAACGCTCAAGATACTTACAAATACAATCTGGCCAAGAGAACATCAACGGTATGTTCGCAGTGACTTATGGAACCAAGCATGTCAGCTACTCGGTAACAATTGGCCAGTCCCCAATTCCCTCGGAGAAGATTCTTTGGCATCATTTGGAGCTTACTGGTCCGATGAAAAAGCAAGCATATGA